A genome region from Panicum virgatum strain AP13 chromosome 4K, P.virgatum_v5, whole genome shotgun sequence includes the following:
- the LOC120702614 gene encoding uncharacterized protein LOC120702614 has protein sequence MAPPLEDLTRVMAKLAARLSRPPAAAGDAYVGDALSASISSLAATLNPSGGRGGASSGTRVLDSALSLMCFDPLEVNRARVDCLVRTLVSALSASVSCGVVRPDGGAGEEMLCVGSSVSPGDCHELLRSCAALVQKLGDCDAGRHSYDLLYAVVKMAVLSPHFHSLFPLPYYKEEGEREYDVGTVAAELINHPSNHAPPTGNSIPLRLLLWHLDPSIIKDDLSAMLQEVTRRPLLCLRKELHNRMEWRIIIICLVCSPTMFTEMGSLLHFWFLATGLSSVLELHSALLSSALDILLKPMSWGISIELGQKFPFSHAYFPSQHSHLLAILTGPLSCKTFVDLVSYINALVHLDNTRTRCSSPKNTQLQPVTGSVKYNSAWYMIINFPIWFNFATALLFHREGSQDYLSETLSKEIAADSLSDVSLAQRAAFYLSWVLCPSNDDQCQMLANNILEISQSWARNNKRRPNSNVNHRRKLRIPTAVDSEKLHVSTNTVSTLIKEFDDRCVKFCSTTAFPQVQAEKLSDFHPSCHNLLHLLIPLGVLLVSSSCVNEQNCNMLLHYASTGQVLKSTEVEMKTKDPASNEGFSSTFSGTAQRWALSGAHLIFGWLDVVEDMSSLVFYCEDKRQHFVSQLRTKTGPYLIKCVKLLVEMLDDADQDRDFAIDVHNSY, from the exons ATGGCTCCTCCCCTCGAAGACCTCACCCGGGTGATGGCCAAGCTCGCCGCTCGCCTCTCccggcctcccgccgccgccggcgatgcaTACGTCGGGGACGCCCTTTCGGCCTCCATCTCTTCCCTCGCGGCCACCCTCAACCccagcggcggcaggggcggcgcctCATCCGGAACCAGGGTTCTGGACTCCGCGCTCTCCCTCATGTGTTTCGACCCGCTAGAG GTGAACAGGGCTCGCGTCGACTGCCTGGTCCGCACCCTTGTCTCCGCGCTCTCCGCGTCAGTCTCGTGCGGCGTGGTCCGGCCCGATGGGGGTGCTGGTGAGGAGATGCTCTGTGTTGGGAGCTCCGTCTCGCCAGGGGATTGCCACGAGCTGCTCCGGTCGTGTGCAGCCCTTGTGCAGAAACTGGGGGATTGTGATG CTGGAAGGCATTCTTATGATCTGTTGTATGCTGTTGTGAAAATGGCGGTCTTGTCCCCTCACTTCCATAGTCTTTTCCCATTACCATATTATAAGGAAGAGGGAGAACGCGAATATGATGTTGGAACAGTTGCTGCGGAGTTAATAAACCATCCTTCCAATCATGCCCCTCCTACTGGTAACTCAATCCCACTGAG GTTGCTTTTATGGCATCTTGATCCATCAATTATTAAGGATGATCTGTCAGCGATGCTCCAGGAAGTAACTAGAAGGCCCTTACTTTGCCTCAGAAAGGAATTACATAATCGAATGGAGTGGCGTATCATCATAATTTGCCTGGTTTGCTCCCCAACAATGTTTACCGAGATGGGATCACTATTGCACTTCTGGTTCCTAGCAAC AGGTTTGAGTTCTGTGCTAGAACTTCACAGTGCATTGTTATCTTCAGCATTAGACATTCTTCTCAAGCCAATGTCATGGGGAATATCAATAGAACTGGGACAGAAGTTCCCCTTTTCACATGCTTACTTCCCAAGCCAACATAGTCACTTGCTTGCAATACTAACTGGACCCTTATCATGTAAAACCTTTGTGGACCTAGTTTCTTATATCAATGCGTTGGTTCATTTGGACAACACGAGAACCAGGTGCTCTTCACCGAAAAACACACAACTACAACCTGTGACGGGATCGGTAAAATATAATTCTGCTTG GTACATGATTATAAATTTCCCTATCTGGTTCAATTTTGCAACTGCTTTACTTTTCCACCGAGAAGGCTCACAAGATTATTTATCAGAAACATTATCCAAAGAGATAGCTGCTGATTCTTTAAGTGATGTCAGTCTTGCTCAGAGGGCAGCCTTTTACCTTTCTTGGGTCCTATGCCCTTCTAATGATGATCAGTGCCAGATGCTAGCTAACAATATTTTGGAAATATCACAATCTTGGGCTAGGAACAACAAAAGGCGCCCAAATAGTAATGTAAATCATAGGAGGAAATTGCGAATACCCACAGCTGTGGACTCAGAGAAACTCCATGTGTCAACCAACACTGTAAGCACCCTGATAAAAGAATTTGATGATCGATGTGTCAAATTTTGTAGCACAACTGCCTTTCCTCAAGTGCAAGCTGAAAAACTCTCAGACTTCCATCCCTCTTGCCATAATCTATTGCATCTGTTGATTCCGTTGGGAGTATTGCTTGTATCATCTAGTTGTGTTAATGAGCAGAATTGCAACATGCTTCTGCACTACGCAAGCACTGGGCAGGTTCTGAAGTCAACTGAAGTGGAGATGAAAACAAAAGATCCTGCCAGTAATGAAGGTTTCTCGAGCACCTTCAGTGGTACTGCTCAAAGATGGGCTTTGAGTGGTGCGCATCTCATCTTTGGCTGGCTTGATGTTGTTGAGGATATGTCCTCACTGGTTTTTTATTGTGAAGATAAACGCCAGCATTTTGTTAGTCAACTCAGAACCAAGACAGGCCCATACCTGATCAAGTGTGTAAAGTTATTAGTTgagatgctggatgatgcagaTCAAGATAGAGATTTTGCAATTGATGTTCATAATAG CTATTGA
- the LOC120702616 gene encoding nucleosome assembly protein 1;1, whose amino-acid sequence MGGEKDTLDLSDLNAALPAAAAALSAEDRAGLVNALKDKLQSLAGPHADVLETLSPNVRKRVEFLREIQGQHDEIEAKFFEERAALEAKYQKLYEPLYTKRYEIVNGVVEVDGVSDEPTSDNAAEGKESDAKGVPDFWLTAMKTNEVLSEEIQERDEPALKYLKDIKWSRIEDPKGFKLEFFFDTNPFFKNSVLSKTYHMVDEDDPILEKPIGTEIEWYPGKNLTQKILKKKPKKGSKNAKPITKTEVCESFFNFFNPPQVPDDDEDIDEETADELQGQMEHDYDIGTTIRDKIIPHAVSWFTGEAVQADSFEHIGDDDDDDEEDEDDDEDEEEEDEDDEDEEEESKPARKSGSGRKQKVTQKVLQGNADQPAECKQQ is encoded by the exons atGGGCGGCGAGAAGGATACTCTCGACCTCTCCGACCTCAACgccgccctccccgccgccgccgcag CTCTCAGCGCCGAGGACCGCGCCGGCCTCGTCAATGCCTTAAAG GACAAGCTGCAGAGCTTGGCAGGTCCGCACGCCGATGTGCTGGAGACGCTCTCGCCCAACGTTAGGAAGCGCGTCGAGTTTTTGAGGGAAATCCAG GGCCAACATGATGAGATCGAGGCGAAGTTTTTTGAAGAACGAGCTGCACTTGAAGCTAAGTACCAGAAGCTGTATGAACCTTTGTACACAAAG AGGTATGAAATTGTAAATGGAGTAGTTGAGGTAGATGGCGTCAGTGATGAACCAACCAGTGATAATGCTGCTGAGGGAAAAGAATCAGATG CTAAAGGAGTTCCAGATTTTTGGCTTACTGCTATGAAAACGAATGAAGTCTTGTCTGAGGAG ATACAAGAGCGTGATGAACCTGCTTTGAAATATCTAAAAGATATCAAGTGGTCTAGAATTGAGGATCCTAAGGGTTTCAAGCTGGAGTTTTTCTTTGATACAAATCCGTTCTTCAAGAACTCCGTCCTATCAAAGACCTACCACATGGTTGACGAAGATGATCCGATTCTGGAGAAACCAATTGG AACTGAAATCGAGTGGTATCCTGGGAAAAACCTTACTCAGAAGATTCTAAAAAAGAAACCGAAGAAAGGTTCAAAGAATGCTAAGCCTATTACTAAAACTGAAGTGTGCGAGAGTTTCTTCAACTTTTTCAATCCTCCACAGGTCCCTGATGATGACGAAGACATTGATGAAGAAACT GCTGATGAGCTGCAGGGTCAAATGGAGCATGATTATGACATTGG GACCACCATAAGGGATAAGATCATCCCTCATGCTGTTTCCTGGTTTACTGGTGAGGCTGTGCAAGCTGACAGTTTTGAGCACATTGGtgacgatgatgacgatgatgaggaggacgaggatgatgatgaggacgaagaggaagaggatgaggatgatgaggacgaggaagaagaaagcaaaCCAGCAAGGAAG TCGGGCTCTGGCCGCAAACAAAAG GTAACACAGAAGGTGCTGCAGGGAAATGCTGATCAACCAGCAGAGTGCAAGCAGCAGTGA
- the LOC120704964 gene encoding uncharacterized protein LOC120704964, translating to MGIKNSTATFAQSWSSTQGRLVRVEVLVLFSALMGILVELLGSRRRQHSHGFFRFFVWAVYTLFTVLGPYTIGLLQDGPFRDQTFVLWGTTLLLIQVSVDSLTVYSIHDIEQRKRMLVQHVLQIILVLWLISIFLTYRKSGVLSNASKQGGLLKQSKVVADYMMNEHEQIPQGVTPNPKTMQGYKYIFHGEEEVASLLPTAPEYRVGFKKKTRRRFSMFIFPRSEFGNCSTIDSVWRWIESQSILDKKVAKDVALSFSLFKLLKRRLCGYGIGEAGLTKTLDFVLHGVISEDGNYARAFRVIEMELAFLYDFLYTRFDTVSYRYKGSQFYFAITVTVWNCVTGAFSRHYHSSNLKQRVYGIDVIHMVTILLPIIVLALSLLPTSLNSMWDTVHEMQDPSLLLAKEWTRKFPMVKRAQLSSVTREAEKCWQRAFGQYSLLLDFDYHPWNVLSVVPWTCRRNKRRTEGWGKDRIDR from the exons ATGGGGATCAAGAACTCCACCGCAACCTTTGCCCAGAGCTGGAGCAGTACTCAAGGCCGGCTCGTGCGCGTGGAAGTCCTTGTCCTCTTCAGCGCCTTGATGGGAATCCTCGTCGAGTTGCTTGGCTCACGCCGGCGGCAGCATAGCCATGGTTTCTTCCGCTTCTTCGTGTGGGCGGTGTACACGCTCTTCACCGTGCTTGGCCCGTACACCATTGGATTGCTGCAGGACGGTCCATTCCGTGACCAGACGTTCGTCTTGTGGGGCACCACCCTCCTCCTCATCCAAGTGAGTGTCGATTCCCTCACCGTTTACAGCATCCATGACATTGAGCAGAGGAAGAGGATGCTTGTGCAGCACGTGCTACAGATCATCCTCGTGCTATGGCTGATT AGCATCTTTTTGACATACAGAAAGTCTGGGGTTCTGAGCAACGCGAGCAAACAAGGAGGTTTGTTGAAGCAGTCGAAAGTGGTTGCTGATTATATGATGAATGAGCATGAGCAAATACCTCAGGGTGTCACTCCGAATCCTAAAACCATGCAAGGTTACAAGTACATATTCCATGGTGAAGAAGAAGTAGCTTCTTTGCTTCCCACTGCACCTGAATATAGAGTTGGATTTAAAAAGAAGACACGTAGAAGGTTCAGCATGTTCATCTTCCCAAGGAGTGAGTTTGGAAATTGTAGCACCATTGATTCCGTGTGGCGATGGATCGAGAGTCAGAGCATTCTCGACAAGAAAGTTGCGAAGGATGTTGCACTCTCCTTCTCATTGTTTAAATTGTTGAAGCGGAGATTGTGTGGATACGGGATTGGTGAAGCTGGTCTCACCAAGACATTAGATTTTGTGCTTCATGGGGTTATCTCTGAAGATGGTAACTATGCCCGTGCTTTTAGAGTTATAGAGATGGAGTTGGCATTCCTATATGATTTCCTCTATACAAGATTCGATACAGTGTCTTATAGGTATAAGGGCTCACAATTTTACTTTGCTATCACTGTTACTGTTTGGAATTGTGTCACTGGAGCATTTAGCCGGCACTACCATAGTAGTAATTTGAAACAGAGAGTTTATGGAATCGATGTTATTCACATGGTCACCATTCTGCTGCCTATCATTGTGTTAGCATTGTCCCTTTTACCTACCAGCCTGAACTCGATGTGGGACACAGTGCATGAGATGCAGGATCCAAGTTTATTGCTTGCCAAGGAATGGACACGGAAGTTTCCTATGGTAAAGCGTGCACAGTTGTCTTCTGTAACACGTGAGGCAGAGAAGTGCTGGCAGAGAGCGTTTGGGCAGTACTCTCTGTTACTGGATTTCGACTACCACCCGTGGAATGTGCTGTCTGTTGTCCCTTGGACTTGTCGACGCAACAAGAGAAGGACAGAAGGCTGGGGAAAAGATCGTATTGACAGATGA